One segment of Hippopotamus amphibius kiboko isolate mHipAmp2 chromosome 4, mHipAmp2.hap2, whole genome shotgun sequence DNA contains the following:
- the TOMM7 gene encoding mitochondrial import receptor subunit TOM7 homolog isoform X1 — MVKLSKEAKQRLQQLFKGGQFAIRWGFIPLVIYLGFKRGADPGMPEPTVLRKITCLGKRRRKRKEMEFKAQSGSPEGKTFIHISFTTAYRSQ; from the exons ATGGTGAAGCTGAGCAAAGAGGCGAAGCAGAGGCTGCAGCAGCTTTTCAAGGGAGGCCAGTTTGCCATCCGCTGGGGCTTTATTCCTCTCGTGATTTACCTGG GATTTAAGAGGGGTGCAGATCCTGGAATGCCTGAACCAACTGTTCTGAG AAAAATAACTTGTTtgggaaaaaggagaagaaaaagaaag gaaatggaatTTAAAGCGCAATCAGGAAGCCCTGAAGGGAAAACTTTCATCCACATATCATTTACCACAGCTTACAGATCCCAGTAG
- the TOMM7 gene encoding mitochondrial import receptor subunit TOM7 homolog isoform X3: MVKLSKEAKQRLQQLFKGGQFAIRWGFIPLVIYLGFKRGADPGMPEPTVLSLLWG; encoded by the exons ATGGTGAAGCTGAGCAAAGAGGCGAAGCAGAGGCTGCAGCAGCTTTTCAAGGGAGGCCAGTTTGCCATCCGCTGGGGCTTTATTCCTCTCGTGATTTACCTGG GATTTAAGAGGGGTGCAGATCCTGGAATGCCTGAACCAACTGTTCTGAG CTTACTTTGGGGATAA
- the TOMM7 gene encoding mitochondrial import receptor subunit TOM7 homolog isoform X2, translating into MVKLSKEAKQRLQQLFKGGQFAIRWGFIPLVIYLGFKRGADPGMPEPTVLSYFHRETVP; encoded by the exons ATGGTGAAGCTGAGCAAAGAGGCGAAGCAGAGGCTGCAGCAGCTTTTCAAGGGAGGCCAGTTTGCCATCCGCTGGGGCTTTATTCCTCTCGTGATTTACCTGG GATTTAAGAGGGGTGCAGATCCTGGAATGCCTGAACCAACTGTTCTGAG TTATTTCCATAGGGAAACAGTACCTTAG